A genomic region of Xiphophorus couchianus chromosome 9, X_couchianus-1.0, whole genome shotgun sequence contains the following coding sequences:
- the rabggta gene encoding geranylgeranyl transferase type-2 subunit alpha — MHGRVKVKTTAQQEEEKKKEREKKLKVYVAARDACFSKRKDGVLDDEALQLTQQLLSANPDFATLWNYRREILTHLETVKDEDEAQKIYEAELSFLESCLKVNPKSYGSWHHRGWVSARLPRPDWARELSLCDRCLSLDDRNFHCWDYRRMVVKMSGVPVKQELEFTDRLIGSNFSNYSSWHYRSTLLPLLHPGSPEPPPSRCGGDPPTSCSPPSPQAHFHRVCEEQLLKEYELVQNAFFTDPNDQSAWFYYRWLLGRAEREEVISCAYVSREQERVAVAFSRPVNAQSGGLLLVLDGQPQRAEWRSVHPHFKHSPVWICDLPPGTISDVANEHNLTVHWTEKHTHRDCALYTGRSESWCRDTATDLELFRSELSVEKTSVLQSELQSVNQLQELEPLNKWCLLTIILLMRALDPLGYEKETLAHFQTLKEVDSMRSAYYSDLCSKFMIENTILKMEYAEVRVFSISDRNLTTLCHLDQLLLVTHINLSSNQLRRLPPQFAMLQCLEVVEADNNSIENLEGVYHLPKLEEVSLKNNKISTLADLQPLASCPKLRRLDLRGNPVTQTANVESELAELLPSVADLLL; from the exons CTACGTGGCTGCTCGGGACGCCTGCTTTTCCAAG AGGAAGGATGGCGTTTTGGACGATGAAGCCCTGCAGCTGActcagcagctcctctctgCGAACCCTGACTTTGCAACCCTCTGGAACTACCGACGAGAGATCCTGACGCACCTGGAAACCGTCAA AGACGAGGATGAAGCGCAGAAGATTTACGAGGCTGAGTTGTCATTTCTGGAATCTTGCCTGAAAGTGAATCCAAAGTCCTACGGCAGCTGGCACCACAGAGGGTGGGTCTCGGCCCGTCTGCCTCGACCCGACTGGGCCAGAGAGCTGAGCCTGTGTGATCGCTGCTTAAGCCTCGACGACCGCAACT TCCACTGCTGGGATTACCGCCGGATGGTGGTGAAAATGTCCGGCGTGCCGGTGAAGCAGGAGCTGGAGTTCACCGACCGCCTCATAGGCTCCAACTTCTCCAACTACTCCAGCTGGCACTACCGCAGCACCCTGCTGCCGCTGCTCCACCCGGGCTCCCCGGAGCCGCCGCCCTCGCGCTGCGGCGGTGACCCTCCTACCTCCTGCTCGCCGCCCTCCCCTCAGGCCCACTTCCACCGAGTGTGTGAAGAGCAGCTGCTCAAAG AGTATGAGCTGGTTCAGAACGCTTTCTTCACCGACCCAAACGACCAGAGTGCTTGGTTCTATTACCGCTGGCTGCTAGGCAGAG CGGAGCGTGAGGAGGTGATAAGCTGTGCGTACGTCAGTCGGGAGCAGGAGAGAGTCGCCGTCGCCTTCTCCAGGCCTGTCAAT GCGCAGTCCGGCGGTCTGCTGCTGGTCCTCGACGGTCAACCTCAGAGAGCGGAGTGGCGGAGCGTCCACCCACACTTCAAACACAGTCCAGTCTGG ATCTGCGACCTCCCTCCAGGAACGATAAGCGACGTCGCCAACGAACACAACCTGACCGTCCACTGGACTGAAAAACACACCCACCGGGACTGCGCCCTCTACACAG GCCGGAGCGAGAGCTGGTGTCGGGACACCGCTACAGACCTCGAGCTGTTCAG GAGTGAACTCTCGGTGGAGAAGACTTCGGTGTTGCAGTCGGAGCTGCAGTCCGTCAACCAGCTACAAGAACTGGAGCCTCTGAATAAAT GGTGCTTGCTGACCATTATCCTCCTGATGAGGGCACTAGACCCTCTTGGGTATGAGAAGGAGACCCTCGCTCACTTTCAGACCCTCAAA GAAGTGGACTCCATGCGCTCCGCATATTACAGCGACCTGTGCAGCAAGTTCATGATTGAAAACACCATCCTGAAAATGGAGTACGCCGAAGTGCGAGTCTTCAGTATCTCTGACAGG AACCTGACCACATTATGCCACCTGGACCAGCTGTTATTAGTGACTCACATCAATCTGTCGTCCAATCAGCTGCGGCGGCTGCCTCCTCAGTTTGCGATGTTGCAGTGCTTGGAG GTTGTGGAGGCCGATAACAACTCTATAGAGAACCTGGAGGGAGTTTATCACCTTCCCAAACTGGAGGAAGTCTCCTTGAAGAACAACA AGATCTCCACGCTGGCAGACCTTCAGCCTCTGGCCTCCTGCCCCAAGCTGAGGCGCCTCGATCTCCGCGGCAACCCCGTCACTCAGACGGCCAACGTGGAGTCGGAGTTGGCCGAGCTGCTGCCCTCCGTCGCTGACCTCCTGCTCTGA